In Flavobacterium sp. WV_118_3, one DNA window encodes the following:
- a CDS encoding lanthionine synthetase LanC family protein, whose product MNFDSYKELNTIAAYLQNETLLFRDNKVAQIALHTGLPGIILTLTAIRKQFPELVDPVILRKYIDKVYILLSESEAFYPSFSGGLAGYGFLLYQLAEEKHIDIADYKDIIEEIDEIIAEHLNDNLEMDHVDILHGAMGMALYFLEKGASTYAEKVIDRLNVTAKREENSCYWSTFDFFKTKAYKIDFGLAHGNAGIQYFLGKCLKHNIQTDTCKELLKESLNFYRHNTQELGAIKSYYPTMLLEDDYRNGTTKPETSRVAWCYGDLGILHTHLLLADVLQDGALQEETITKLKQVASRRLIAETMHHDAGLCHGTAGLALLFKNSYDRTGEIAFRETAEYWLQKTYDYKTGADSEIGYCLYDGGERKENDSSLLEGLSGVAAAYLATISPMGAPLVDKAVFLSL is encoded by the coding sequence ATGAATTTTGATAGTTATAAGGAACTGAATACAATAGCGGCGTATCTGCAAAACGAAACACTGCTTTTTCGTGATAATAAAGTCGCCCAAATCGCATTACATACCGGCCTACCCGGAATCATTCTCACACTGACAGCTATACGGAAACAATTTCCGGAACTTGTAGATCCTGTCATTCTCAGAAAATATATTGATAAAGTATATATCCTACTTTCGGAAAGTGAAGCTTTTTATCCGTCTTTTAGTGGCGGTCTGGCGGGATATGGGTTTCTCTTGTACCAATTGGCAGAAGAAAAGCATATCGATATAGCTGATTATAAAGATATCATCGAAGAAATTGACGAAATTATCGCAGAGCATCTGAATGACAATCTGGAAATGGATCATGTGGATATCCTGCATGGCGCGATGGGAATGGCGCTTTATTTTTTAGAAAAAGGAGCGTCGACATATGCCGAAAAAGTCATCGACCGTCTGAATGTCACCGCCAAAAGAGAAGAAAATAGCTGTTATTGGAGTACGTTCGATTTTTTTAAAACAAAAGCCTATAAGATTGATTTTGGTCTGGCACACGGAAATGCCGGAATCCAATACTTTTTAGGCAAATGTCTCAAACATAATATCCAAACGGATACCTGTAAAGAATTGTTGAAAGAAAGTCTGAATTTTTACCGCCACAATACACAGGAATTAGGAGCGATAAAATCATATTATCCGACGATGTTGTTAGAAGATGATTATCGAAACGGGACGACAAAACCGGAAACATCAAGAGTAGCCTGGTGTTATGGGGATCTTGGGATTTTGCACACGCATTTATTGCTGGCAGATGTCTTACAGGATGGTGCTTTACAAGAAGAGACGATAACAAAATTAAAACAGGTTGCCAGCCGGAGGTTGATCGCTGAAACAATGCACCACGACGCCGGATTGTGTCACGGAACAGCCGGATTGGCATTGTTGTTTAAAAACAGTTATGACCGTACCGGCGAAATAGCGTTCCGGGAAACTGCAGAGTATTGGTTGCAAAAAACCTACGATTATAAAACAGGTGCCGATTCCGAAATAGGATATTGCCTTTATGATGGAGGCGAACGAAAGGAAAACGATAGTTCGTTGCTCGAAGGTCTTTCGGGAGTTGCAGCGGCCTATCTGGCAACGATTTCTCCAATGGGAGCGCCTTTGGTAGACAAAGCAGTATTCCTTAGTTTGTAA
- a CDS encoding lantibiotic dehydratase family protein: MEQKLPYINFDNYVLRTPLLPVDHFLKLTSGKEVPDESIKKQFENPVVKEAVFLASPVLYREIEKWVSGNSKDPKEIQKIRLSFLKYLTRMASRSTPFGLFAGCGLGTFAEESAIRNTDYTQNKRHTRLDMNFVGALNQSFTTNPLIREQLRYYPNSSLYFIGDHIRYVECLYKNGNRIHHLIEIEGSDYIRDCLKQAQTGAFKATLVKALVSDEITETEATEFIDELVDNQILVSEMELSVSGTEFIGQTLNLLKNIKGAEAQVTLLAEVAAKIDALDHTLGNDPERYHDLIETLRRFEIPFDEKFIFQTDMFLNASRNVLAQVVTVPLQKAITVLNRITPKNENPQLQQFMEKFRQRYEDREVPLSLVLDNELGIGYPVNNYKGGINTLLHNIRVPNVGTQKRKEVRWTALDSILYRKIQEARENKSAVIRIDEADLKGTEAGWDDLPDTFSVVAEVVKGEKEEQLVIRSVGGSGAANLMGRFCLGDPQMDKHARTIIRAEEELNPDKLVSEIIHLPENRVGNVLMRPDFRQFEIPYLATSGKPTENQIPITDLYVSIKSGRIVLRSRKHNKEVLPRLTNAHNYSYNSLPVYHFLCDLQAQGKRGGLYFNWGVQRDESNFLPRVEYDTIILSKAKWKVVGKEFEKLKAIDTISGLAEVTQWRHERKIPQYVVLVEGDNKLLLNLENLTSFQMLVSAVAKKSVFELEEFLGTDATLVGGNETEYFANEFIFSFFKTRS; this comes from the coding sequence ATGGAACAGAAATTGCCCTATATAAACTTTGACAATTACGTCTTACGAACGCCGTTATTGCCGGTCGATCATTTTTTGAAATTGACTTCCGGAAAAGAGGTACCGGACGAAAGTATAAAAAAACAATTTGAAAATCCGGTTGTAAAAGAAGCCGTTTTTCTGGCTTCGCCGGTTTTATATCGCGAAATAGAAAAATGGGTATCCGGAAACAGTAAGGACCCAAAAGAAATACAGAAAATCCGTCTCTCTTTTCTGAAATATTTAACCCGAATGGCTTCCCGATCGACTCCTTTTGGGCTTTTTGCCGGTTGTGGATTAGGAACTTTTGCAGAAGAAAGTGCCATCCGGAATACCGATTATACACAAAATAAACGGCATACCCGTTTGGATATGAATTTTGTGGGAGCGTTAAATCAATCGTTTACAACCAACCCGTTGATCCGGGAACAACTGCGGTATTATCCGAATTCCAGTTTGTATTTTATAGGCGATCATATCCGTTATGTGGAATGTCTGTATAAAAACGGAAATCGCATCCATCATCTGATCGAGATTGAAGGTTCGGATTATATTCGGGATTGTCTCAAACAGGCACAAACGGGTGCTTTTAAAGCGACTTTGGTTAAAGCGTTAGTTTCGGATGAAATTACCGAAACGGAAGCTACGGAATTTATCGACGAACTAGTCGATAATCAGATATTGGTTAGTGAAATGGAGCTTTCCGTTTCCGGAACGGAATTTATCGGACAAACGCTTAACCTACTTAAAAACATAAAAGGAGCGGAAGCACAGGTGACGTTATTGGCAGAAGTTGCTGCAAAAATAGACGCACTTGATCATACTTTAGGAAATGATCCGGAACGCTATCATGATCTGATCGAAACACTACGCCGGTTCGAAATCCCTTTTGATGAAAAGTTTATTTTTCAAACGGATATGTTCCTGAACGCCAGTCGGAATGTACTGGCGCAGGTAGTAACAGTTCCGCTACAAAAGGCGATAACCGTATTAAATCGGATAACGCCCAAAAACGAAAATCCGCAGTTACAACAATTCATGGAAAAGTTCCGTCAACGTTACGAAGACCGGGAGGTTCCGTTATCGCTGGTATTGGATAATGAATTGGGTATTGGTTATCCGGTCAATAATTACAAAGGAGGAATCAACACGCTGTTGCATAATATCCGTGTGCCGAATGTTGGAACGCAAAAACGAAAAGAAGTGCGTTGGACGGCACTTGATAGTATTTTATACCGAAAAATACAGGAAGCACGGGAAAATAAAAGTGCAGTGATCCGGATTGATGAAGCCGATTTAAAAGGAACCGAAGCAGGTTGGGATGACCTTCCGGATACATTTTCGGTAGTAGCAGAGGTTGTAAAAGGCGAAAAAGAGGAGCAGTTGGTGATCCGCTCTGTAGGAGGATCGGGCGCTGCCAATCTGATGGGGCGTTTTTGTTTGGGTGATCCACAAATGGACAAACATGCGCGCACTATTATTCGGGCGGAAGAAGAACTAAATCCGGATAAATTGGTATCGGAAATTATTCATTTACCCGAAAATAGAGTAGGGAATGTACTAATGCGACCGGATTTCAGACAATTCGAGATCCCGTATCTGGCGACTTCGGGTAAACCCACGGAAAATCAGATCCCGATAACCGATTTATACGTTTCGATAAAAAGCGGCCGAATCGTTTTACGTTCCCGTAAGCACAATAAAGAGGTTTTGCCCCGACTCACCAATGCACATAATTACAGTTACAATTCCTTGCCGGTCTATCATTTTTTATGCGATTTACAAGCACAGGGTAAAAGAGGTGGTTTGTATTTTAACTGGGGTGTTCAACGTGACGAATCGAATTTTCTGCCACGAGTGGAATATGATACCATTATTCTGTCCAAAGCCAAATGGAAAGTAGTAGGAAAAGAATTTGAAAAACTAAAGGCTATCGATACGATCTCCGGTTTGGCGGAAGTTACTCAATGGCGACACGAACGAAAGATACCGCAATATGTTGTTTTGGTTGAAGGGGATAATAAGTTGTTGTTAAATCTGGAAAACCTGACCTCCTTTCAGATGTTGGTTTCGGCTGTTGCGAAAAAAAGTGTGTTCGAGCTGGAAGAATTTCTGGGAACCGATGCAACGCTGGTAGGTGGAAACGAAACGGAGTATTTCGCCAATGAGTTTATTTTTTCTTTTTTTAAAACCCGATCTTAA
- a CDS encoding thiopeptide-type bacteriocin biosynthesis protein, translating to MENNVKATFLIGEEWLYYKIYTGFATTDSVLYNHLYTVVTGLLRDGVIDKWFFIRYADPEHHLRLRLHLTEPEHIGLVILAFRDTFRRLSDQHTIWKIQTETYERELSRYGEMVMEETETLFFYDSECMVKLLTVLELTDNDNERWMVGMAAIDSFLSVFEYDMMARKKLTEHLRTGFFKEFQVNAMTKKDLSTKYRNHKNEIDRFMKSNPDSNDLKALLLERNKIILTAANRIREALEPERLDDVLGSHIHMMMNRLFDSNNRQCEMILYDLLCSYYTSVLAREKKAQLTISG from the coding sequence ATGGAAAACAATGTCAAAGCAACTTTTCTTATAGGGGAAGAATGGCTGTATTATAAGATTTATACCGGTTTTGCAACAACCGATTCGGTTTTGTACAATCATTTATACACGGTGGTAACCGGTTTGTTACGCGACGGAGTAATCGATAAATGGTTTTTTATCCGCTATGCCGACCCGGAACATCACTTGCGACTGCGATTGCATCTGACGGAACCGGAACATATCGGATTGGTGATTCTCGCTTTTCGGGATACGTTTCGCCGTTTGTCGGATCAGCATACAATCTGGAAAATCCAAACCGAAACCTACGAACGGGAATTGAGTCGTTACGGAGAAATGGTAATGGAAGAAACCGAAACGCTCTTTTTTTACGATAGCGAATGTATGGTCAAACTACTTACCGTATTAGAGCTTACCGATAATGATAATGAAAGATGGATGGTCGGAATGGCGGCAATCGATTCGTTTTTGAGTGTTTTTGAGTATGATATGATGGCCCGAAAAAAGCTGACGGAGCATCTTAGAACCGGATTTTTTAAAGAGTTTCAGGTAAATGCTATGACCAAAAAAGACCTGAGTACAAAATACCGGAATCATAAAAATGAAATCGATCGTTTTATGAAAAGCAATCCCGATTCAAACGACCTAAAAGCATTGCTTCTGGAAAGAAATAAGATTATTCTGACAGCGGCAAATAGAATACGGGAAGCGTTGGAACCGGAACGTTTGGACGATGTGTTGGGGAGTCATATTCATATGATGATGAATCGTTTGTTTGATTCCAACAATCGTCAGTGTGAAATGATATTATACGACCTGTTGTGCAGTTATTACACCTCGGTGTTGGCGCGCGAAAAGAAAGCGCAGTTAACGATTTCCGGTTAA
- a CDS encoding pseudouridine synthase, whose translation MPHHHFLIHKPHGYLSQFIYEKKRHKKLLGELYAFPEGTMAIGRLDEDSEGLLLLTTDGMMSEKVRSKTVAKEYYAQVDGIITPEAVKALQNGVEIGVKGTRYTTKNCEARLITELPDYIGVGRRIRDERHGPTSWVSITLTEGKFRQVRKMTAAVGFPTLRLVRVRIGNLTLENLEAGAVREVQHFELPETV comes from the coding sequence ATGCCACACCATCATTTCCTGATCCACAAACCGCACGGTTATCTGAGTCAGTTTATTTATGAAAAAAAACGACATAAAAAACTACTGGGTGAACTCTATGCTTTTCCGGAGGGAACGATGGCTATCGGCCGATTGGATGAAGATTCGGAGGGATTGTTGTTACTTACGACCGATGGAATGATGAGTGAAAAAGTGCGTAGCAAAACCGTAGCCAAAGAGTACTATGCTCAGGTAGACGGAATCATTACGCCCGAAGCCGTTAAAGCCTTACAAAACGGTGTCGAAATCGGAGTAAAAGGAACGCGCTATACGACAAAAAACTGCGAAGCCAGGCTTATAACCGAATTACCGGATTATATAGGTGTTGGGCGGAGAATCCGCGACGAACGACACGGGCCAACCAGTTGGGTTTCGATAACGTTAACCGAAGGGAAATTTCGTCAGGTACGAAAAATGACAGCGGCTGTAGGCTTTCCAACGTTACGTCTCGTTCGCGTGCGAATTGGTAATCTGACGTTAGAAAATCTGGAAGCCGGAGCGGTGCGCGAAGTGCAACATTTTGAACTGCCCGAAACAGTATAA
- a CDS encoding VOC family protein, giving the protein MANVNPYLTFNGTCEAAFDFYQSVFGGEFQYKGKFKDMPSEQPMPESEQEKIMHVSLPIGGTILMGSDSAEGCGGHRVTAGDNISISINADSEADAKRIFEGLSAGGKVTMPLEKTFWGALFGMFTDKFGIHWMVNYDYEQKG; this is encoded by the coding sequence ATGGCAAATGTAAATCCTTATTTAACATTCAACGGTACCTGTGAGGCGGCGTTTGATTTTTACCAATCGGTATTTGGTGGTGAATTCCAGTACAAAGGAAAGTTTAAAGATATGCCTTCCGAGCAGCCCATGCCGGAATCGGAACAAGAAAAAATCATGCACGTAAGTCTTCCAATTGGTGGAACAATTTTAATGGGAAGTGATTCTGCAGAAGGTTGCGGCGGACATAGGGTTACGGCCGGGGATAATATTTCGATCTCCATCAATGCTGATTCGGAAGCGGATGCAAAACGTATTTTCGAAGGACTTTCAGCCGGAGGAAAAGTAACCATGCCTTTGGAAAAAACATTCTGGGGGGCTTTATTCGGAATGTTTACCGATAAATTCGGAATCCACTGGATGGTAAACTACGATTACGAACAAAAAGGATAA
- a CDS encoding dienelactone hydrolase family protein, which translates to MNWKTPTTALILMLTSSIAQAQLKTVDYSDGKQALQGLMATPKKSKANKPGVLILPAWMGIDANAKESAQELEKLGYYAFVADIYGVGNKPENTKQAGERAGFYKKNPLEYQKRIRLALDELVKQGANPKELAVIGYCFGGTGAIEAARANFPVKGIVSFHGGLAKEPNEKTGLIQPKVLILHGADDPYVPESDIKNFQQEMRDAKADWQMVYYANSVHGFTHKDAGSDNSKGVAYNEKAAKRSWKAMLDFFDEIFK; encoded by the coding sequence ATGAACTGGAAAACCCCAACCACTGCTCTGATATTAATGCTAACCAGCAGTATTGCTCAGGCACAACTCAAAACAGTCGATTATTCCGATGGTAAGCAAGCCCTTCAGGGTTTGATGGCTACTCCTAAAAAATCAAAAGCCAATAAGCCGGGCGTACTGATTTTACCCGCCTGGATGGGAATTGACGCCAATGCAAAAGAAAGCGCTCAGGAATTGGAAAAACTGGGCTACTATGCTTTTGTAGCCGATATTTATGGCGTGGGCAACAAACCGGAAAATACAAAACAAGCTGGAGAACGTGCCGGTTTTTATAAAAAGAATCCGTTGGAATATCAAAAACGTATCCGACTGGCACTTGACGAATTGGTAAAACAAGGTGCCAATCCGAAAGAACTGGCCGTAATAGGTTATTGCTTTGGCGGAACCGGTGCCATTGAAGCCGCACGGGCCAATTTCCCGGTAAAAGGTATTGTCTCTTTTCACGGTGGATTAGCAAAAGAACCGAACGAAAAAACCGGGCTTATTCAACCAAAAGTACTGATCCTTCACGGTGCCGACGATCCGTATGTACCGGAAAGCGATATTAAAAACTTCCAACAGGAAATGCGCGATGCGAAAGCCGACTGGCAGATGGTGTATTATGCCAATTCCGTTCACGGTTTTACGCATAAAGATGCCGGAAGCGACAACAGTAAAGGTGTAGCTTATAACGAAAAAGCAGCCAAACGTTCCTGGAAAGCCATGCTTGACTTTTTTGATGAGATTTTTAAATAA
- a CDS encoding ABC transporter ATP-binding protein produces the protein MATTQHNILTTSGLTIGYKTKKATTIIAEQLQLELPLGKLITLIGSNGIGKSTLLRTLTGIQKPLEGTVLLNDKNISAYEPLELAQHLSLVLTEKLPPSNLSVFELVALGRQPYTNWLGTLSDEDIAQIKKALELTQITHLSDKRHYEISDGQLQKVLVARALAQDTPLIILDEPTTHLDLLHKVTLFQLLKRLAHETGKCILFSTHDIDLAIQLSDEMIVMLPGTVLQDTPCNLIANQIFDQLFKDENIVFDSEKGKFIIR, from the coding sequence ATGGCGACAACACAGCACAACATATTGACAACTTCGGGTTTGACCATTGGTTACAAAACCAAAAAAGCGACCACCATCATCGCCGAACAACTGCAATTGGAATTACCTTTGGGTAAGCTCATCACGCTAATCGGCAGTAATGGTATTGGAAAATCGACCTTATTACGTACCCTTACCGGGATTCAGAAACCGTTGGAAGGAACCGTTTTACTTAACGATAAAAATATTAGTGCCTACGAACCACTTGAACTGGCGCAACATTTAAGCCTGGTACTCACCGAAAAACTACCGCCGAGTAACCTTAGTGTTTTCGAACTGGTAGCCCTTGGTCGGCAACCCTATACCAACTGGCTTGGGACACTTTCGGACGAAGACATCGCTCAGATTAAAAAAGCCCTGGAACTGACTCAGATCACACATCTGTCCGATAAAAGACATTATGAGATTAGCGACGGACAATTACAAAAAGTACTCGTAGCCCGCGCGTTGGCGCAGGATACGCCACTTATTATTCTGGATGAACCGACTACACATCTGGATCTTTTACATAAAGTGACCTTGTTTCAACTTTTAAAACGACTGGCACACGAAACCGGAAAATGTATTTTATTTTCCACTCATGATATCGACCTGGCTATACAACTTAGCGATGAAATGATTGTGATGTTACCGGGAACCGTTTTACAGGATACACCTTGTAACCTGATTGCGAATCAGATATTTGATCAGCTTTTTAAAGATGAAAACATTGTATTCGACAGCGAAAAAGGGAAGTTTATCATTCGCTAA
- a CDS encoding iron ABC transporter permease, translating into MTATNRHKLLFGLLGITLIALFLINIGTGSVSVPLKEILNSLTGNEVSKKSWEYIILNYRLPKAFTAILAGMGLSISGLLMQTLFRNPLAGPYVLGLSSGASLGVAFVILGAGILPVFLRELLVSSYGIVIASTLGSFLVLMAVLFVSRQLRDTMAILIVGLMFGNFASAIVGVLTYFSTAEQLQKFTFWSLGSLGNLSWTSITILFITVFIGMLLSLISIKPLNALLLGENYARSLGINFRRIRFIIIIATSLLAGSITAFAGPIAFVGLAVPHMAKLLFQTSNHAILFWATLVLGAAIMLLCDTLSQLPGSEMTLPINAITSLIGAPVVIWLLLRKRKMIN; encoded by the coding sequence TTGACCGCGACCAACCGCCATAAACTACTATTCGGATTACTGGGAATTACCCTGATCGCACTTTTTCTGATCAATATCGGAACGGGTTCTGTTTCCGTACCTTTAAAGGAAATCCTAAACAGCCTGACCGGTAATGAAGTCAGCAAAAAATCGTGGGAATACATTATCCTGAATTACCGATTGCCAAAAGCCTTTACCGCTATATTGGCCGGAATGGGCTTATCGATCAGCGGTTTGTTAATGCAGACCTTATTCCGCAATCCGCTGGCGGGACCGTATGTTCTCGGATTAAGTTCCGGAGCGAGTCTGGGTGTTGCTTTTGTAATTTTGGGTGCGGGAATCTTACCGGTATTTTTACGCGAGCTACTGGTTTCGTCCTACGGAATCGTAATTGCTTCCACATTGGGTAGCTTTTTGGTTTTAATGGCCGTTCTGTTTGTATCGCGTCAATTACGGGACACGATGGCAATACTGATCGTCGGTTTGATGTTTGGAAACTTTGCCTCAGCCATTGTAGGCGTATTAACCTATTTCAGCACCGCCGAACAATTACAAAAATTCACATTCTGGTCGTTGGGAAGCCTCGGTAACCTGTCGTGGACATCAATCACAATACTGTTTATCACCGTGTTTATCGGTATGCTGTTAAGTTTGATCAGCATCAAACCCTTAAATGCTTTACTTTTAGGCGAAAATTATGCTCGTAGCCTAGGGATCAACTTTCGAAGAATCCGTTTTATCATTATCATCGCTACGAGTTTACTGGCCGGAAGCATCACTGCTTTTGCCGGACCGATAGCCTTTGTCGGATTAGCCGTGCCGCATATGGCCAAATTGTTGTTTCAAACCAGTAATCATGCGATATTATTCTGGGCGACTTTAGTATTGGGCGCAGCGATTATGCTTTTATGCGATACGCTTTCGCAACTACCAGGAAGTGAAATGACCTTACCGATTAACGCCATCACTTCACTGATCGGTGCTCCGGTGGTAATCTGGTTATTACTCCGAAAACGCAAAATGATCAATTAA
- a CDS encoding ABC transporter substrate-binding protein, translating to MKKTALLALLSLGLLTATSCKKDTQTSEKAVVTGTNSIQYAKGLSLQHYDGYSVVKVTNPWPDAKEGFTYILQEKGGIIPDSLLKYTTISVPVQSVVVTSTTHIPALELLGVEDKLVGFPNTDYISSEKTRARIDTKKVKEVGKNESLNTEVMIDLDPGVVVGFSIDSNNKTYSALEKAGLKVVYNGDWTEQTPLGKAEWIKLIGALFGKNKEAETLFNNIKKDYTEAQAIAKNATKQPTVFSGAMYQDTWYLPQGDSWAAVFLKDANANYLWKDSKGTGSASVSFEAVFDKAQNADFWIAPGDYSSIKELLDANPHYAQFKALKNKQVYSFALKRGPKGGFMYFELAPTRPDLVLKDMIRIVHPELLPDYQLYFFQKLN from the coding sequence ATGAAAAAAACAGCGCTTTTAGCTTTGCTTTCTCTGGGATTACTAACCGCTACCAGTTGTAAAAAAGACACACAAACTTCCGAAAAAGCGGTTGTTACCGGAACCAATAGCATTCAATATGCCAAAGGACTTTCTCTTCAACATTACGATGGATACAGCGTGGTAAAAGTGACTAATCCGTGGCCGGATGCAAAAGAAGGCTTTACCTATATTTTACAGGAAAAAGGCGGAATTATTCCGGACAGTCTTCTAAAATACACCACTATATCAGTACCGGTACAATCGGTTGTGGTAACCTCAACCACTCATATTCCGGCATTGGAATTATTAGGCGTGGAAGACAAACTGGTTGGTTTCCCGAATACGGATTATATTTCTTCCGAAAAAACCCGGGCGCGTATCGATACAAAAAAAGTAAAAGAAGTCGGTAAAAACGAAAGCCTCAATACCGAAGTGATGATCGACCTCGATCCGGGTGTTGTCGTTGGATTTAGTATCGACAGTAATAACAAAACCTATTCCGCATTGGAGAAAGCCGGTTTAAAAGTCGTGTATAACGGCGACTGGACCGAACAAACTCCATTAGGAAAAGCCGAATGGATCAAGCTAATCGGTGCTTTATTCGGAAAAAACAAAGAAGCCGAAACCCTGTTTAACAACATCAAAAAAGACTATACCGAAGCACAGGCCATTGCCAAAAACGCCACCAAACAACCCACCGTATTTAGCGGTGCAATGTATCAGGATACCTGGTATTTACCGCAAGGCGACAGTTGGGCGGCCGTTTTCCTAAAAGATGCCAATGCCAATTATTTATGGAAAGATTCCAAAGGAACCGGAAGTGCTTCCGTTTCGTTTGAAGCCGTTTTTGACAAGGCACAGAATGCCGATTTCTGGATTGCGCCGGGCGATTATTCATCGATTAAAGAATTATTGGATGCCAATCCGCATTATGCACAATTCAAAGCATTAAAAAACAAACAAGTTTATTCCTTTGCTTTAAAAAGAGGTCCGAAAGGAGGTTTTATGTACTTTGAACTGGCACCAACCCGTCCGGATCTGGTTTTAAAAGACATGATCCGTATTGTACATCCGGAATTACTACCGGATTACCAACTGTATTTTTTCCAAAAATTAAACTAA